Proteins encoded together in one Nocardioides marinisabuli window:
- a CDS encoding MFS transporter produces MSTTSAAGGTARGPRLLLGLAAVAVAFAAADTYVVVLALVDMMAGVGLSPDQLQRAAPIISGFLLGYVAMLPLIGRIADLRGRVPVLTASLVVFAVGSIVTAAAYDMPSMVAGRFLQGVGGGGLVPATLALVADLYPRERRGVPLGLVSAVQEIGSVVGPLYGAAVLAFADWRAIFLINLAVGLVLAAAIAALASRGAGAGRPRAGRRGLPDLVGVALLLLLLLAGALVFQPPGSLRADIDYGRLFIPFVEGGGRWLTPVGAATVVLAMLLVARTLTARRPLVDLRAWGRSLREADVTGASYLAVALGGVILAFATADPKVQVFSDQGRWYLLGAAVATVAFVVHLRRASDPLLPRGALAARPAWGSVVVSFLIGAALIAALIDVPLFARTTTYQDSQLLAALVLVRFLVALPVGAVVGGYLTRVLPAGVITAVGMVMAAVGFVMMSRWGVDALESWTATVPLVVGGLGFGLALAPVNAAVLAHTADAVHGLASAMVVVARMVGMLVGISALTTIGLRRYYAEQADIPPIQDVCPAGTTRCAEYSDLLRAAGIAQEQTVFLGAAGCAALAAVLALVLLRGADTRAAGHGRDAATGVPLVG; encoded by the coding sequence GTGAGCACGACCAGCGCCGCGGGAGGCACCGCCCGGGGCCCCCGGCTGCTGCTGGGCCTGGCCGCGGTGGCGGTGGCCTTCGCGGCCGCCGACACCTATGTCGTGGTGCTGGCGCTGGTCGACATGATGGCCGGGGTGGGGCTCTCGCCCGACCAGCTCCAGCGGGCCGCGCCGATCATCTCGGGCTTCCTGCTCGGCTACGTCGCCATGCTGCCGCTGATCGGGCGGATCGCCGACCTGCGCGGCCGGGTGCCGGTGCTGACCGCCTCGCTGGTGGTCTTCGCCGTCGGCTCCATCGTCACCGCGGCGGCGTACGACATGCCCTCGATGGTCGCCGGGCGCTTCCTGCAGGGCGTGGGCGGCGGCGGCCTGGTGCCGGCCACCCTGGCGCTGGTGGCCGACCTCTACCCGCGCGAGCGGCGTGGCGTGCCGCTCGGGCTGGTCTCGGCGGTCCAGGAGATCGGCAGCGTGGTCGGCCCTCTCTACGGCGCCGCCGTGCTCGCCTTCGCCGACTGGCGGGCGATCTTCCTCATCAACCTGGCGGTCGGGCTGGTGCTCGCCGCGGCCATCGCGGCGCTGGCGTCCCGGGGCGCCGGAGCCGGGCGGCCGCGGGCCGGCCGGCGCGGGCTGCCCGACCTGGTCGGGGTGGCGCTGCTGCTGCTCCTGCTGCTGGCCGGCGCGCTGGTGTTCCAGCCACCCGGGTCGCTGCGCGCCGACATCGACTACGGCCGGCTCTTCATCCCCTTCGTCGAGGGCGGCGGGCGCTGGCTGACCCCGGTCGGGGCGGCCACCGTGGTGCTCGCCATGCTCCTGGTCGCGCGCACCCTGACGGCCCGGCGCCCGCTGGTCGACCTGCGGGCGTGGGGCCGGTCGCTGCGCGAGGCCGACGTGACCGGGGCGAGCTACCTCGCGGTGGCGCTCGGCGGGGTGATCCTCGCCTTCGCGACCGCCGACCCCAAGGTCCAGGTCTTCTCCGACCAGGGCCGCTGGTACCTGCTGGGCGCCGCGGTCGCGACGGTGGCCTTCGTGGTGCACCTGCGCCGCGCCAGCGACCCCCTGCTGCCCCGCGGCGCCCTGGCGGCCCGCCCGGCCTGGGGCTCGGTCGTGGTCAGCTTCCTGATCGGTGCCGCGCTGATCGCGGCGCTGATCGACGTGCCGCTCTTCGCGCGCACCACGACGTACCAGGACTCCCAGCTGCTGGCGGCGCTGGTGCTGGTGCGCTTCCTGGTCGCGCTGCCGGTCGGCGCGGTCGTCGGCGGCTACCTGACCCGGGTGCTGCCCGCCGGGGTGATCACCGCCGTCGGCATGGTGATGGCCGCGGTCGGCTTCGTGATGATGTCGCGCTGGGGCGTCGACGCGCTGGAGAGCTGGACGGCCACGGTGCCGCTGGTGGTCGGCGGGCTGGGCTTCGGCCTCGCACTGGCGCCGGTCAACGCGGCCGTACTGGCCCACACCGCCGACGCCGTGCACGGGCTGGCCTCGGCGATGGTCGTGGTGGCCCGGATGGTCGGGATGCTGGTGGGCATCTCGGCGCTGACGACCATCGGGCTGCGCCGCTACTACGCCGAGCAGGCCGACATCCCGCCCATCCAGGACGTCTGCCCCGCCGGCACCACCCGCTGCGCGGAGTACTCCGACCTGCTGCGCGCCGCCGGCATCGCCCAGGAGCAGACGGTCTTCCTGGGCGCGGCCGGCTGCGCGGCGCTCGCGGCCGTGCTCGCGCTGGTGCTGCTGCGCGGCGCCGACACACGTGCCGCAGGTCACGGGCGAGACGCGGCGACCGGGGTGCCGCTCGTCGGCTAG
- a CDS encoding DNA gyrase/topoisomerase IV subunit A yields the protein MAKGSTKQPLPDDFEEHILDIDVGDEMRSSFLEYAYSVIYSRALPDARDGLKPVQRRILYTMSEMRLFPDRGHVKSARVVGEVMGRLHPHGDSAIYDALVRTAQSWSMRLPFIDGHGNFGSPDDSPAAMRYTECRMAPPAVAMTASIEEDTVDFKPNYDSRETEPTVLPSAIPNLVVNGTTGIAVGMATNCAPHNLVEVVQALRHLIIHPGAGLDDLMRFIPGPDLPTGGKIVGLDGVRDAYESGRGTFKMRATARIETIGRRKAIVVTEMPYGVGTEKIVERIKTLVQGKKISGIADIKDLTDRDHGLRLVIEVKNGFVPEALLEQLYRQTPLEDSFGINNVALVDGQPRTLGLKQMLEVFLGHRYDVVRRRSQFRRTKKAERLHLVDGLLVALLDIDEVIQVIRTSDDASAARERLTTVFELSVLQADYILEMQLRRLTRFSRIELEKEQEQLRGEIEALDAILADDQLLREVVSDELAEVAKTYGTPRRTVLLESAGTPAAAAATPLEVADDPCFAYLSSTGLLARSSSAEAPGVGGGRTNHDVVVSAVATTARAEVGVLTSQGRLLRLSVLDLPTIPASANDPNLQGGVPLSEVLQLAGGERALALCTLAADGPGLALGTRQGVVKRVNPEVLNRDDWEVIGLKDGDEVVGALELVTGEESLCFVSTDAQLLHFTADAVRPQGRSGGGIAGIRLTEGQSVLWFGAVDPAAPEGAVLVTASGSSTALPGTEVGAIKVTPFSEYPAKGRATGGVRCHRFLKGEDALVLAWAGTAPARAAAASGAPVELPPATGRRDGSGVPGSQAVAACAGPVALRVPASAADVPAGVPGDVQG from the coding sequence ATGGCCAAGGGTTCCACCAAGCAGCCGCTGCCCGACGACTTCGAGGAGCACATCCTCGACATCGACGTCGGCGACGAGATGCGCAGCTCGTTCCTGGAGTACGCCTACTCCGTCATCTACTCCCGGGCGCTGCCCGACGCGCGCGACGGTCTCAAGCCCGTGCAGCGGCGGATCCTCTACACGATGAGCGAGATGCGGCTCTTCCCCGACCGCGGGCACGTCAAGAGCGCACGCGTCGTGGGTGAGGTGATGGGTCGCCTGCACCCGCACGGCGACTCCGCGATCTACGACGCCCTGGTGCGCACCGCCCAGTCGTGGTCGATGCGCCTGCCCTTCATCGACGGGCACGGCAACTTCGGCTCGCCCGACGACTCCCCCGCCGCCATGCGCTACACCGAGTGCCGGATGGCCCCGCCCGCCGTCGCGATGACCGCCTCCATCGAGGAGGACACGGTCGACTTCAAGCCCAACTACGACTCCCGCGAGACCGAGCCGACCGTGCTGCCGTCGGCGATCCCCAACCTCGTGGTCAACGGCACCACCGGCATCGCGGTCGGCATGGCCACCAACTGCGCGCCGCACAACCTCGTCGAGGTGGTCCAGGCGCTGCGCCACCTGATCATCCACCCCGGCGCCGGCCTCGACGACCTGATGCGCTTCATCCCCGGGCCCGACCTGCCCACCGGCGGCAAGATCGTGGGCCTCGACGGCGTCCGCGACGCCTACGAGTCGGGCCGCGGCACCTTCAAGATGCGCGCCACCGCACGCATCGAGACGATCGGGCGCCGCAAGGCCATCGTCGTCACCGAGATGCCGTACGGCGTGGGCACCGAGAAGATCGTCGAGCGGATCAAGACCCTGGTGCAGGGCAAGAAGATCTCCGGCATCGCCGACATCAAGGACCTCACCGACCGCGACCACGGCCTTCGCCTGGTCATCGAGGTCAAGAACGGCTTCGTGCCCGAGGCGCTGCTCGAGCAGCTCTACCGCCAGACCCCGCTCGAGGACTCCTTCGGCATCAACAACGTCGCCCTGGTCGACGGCCAGCCCCGCACCCTGGGCCTCAAGCAGATGCTCGAGGTCTTCCTGGGCCACCGCTACGACGTCGTACGCCGCCGCTCGCAGTTCCGGCGCACCAAGAAGGCCGAGCGGCTGCACCTGGTCGACGGCCTGCTGGTGGCGCTGCTCGACATCGACGAGGTCATCCAGGTGATCCGCACCAGCGACGACGCGAGCGCCGCCCGCGAGCGGCTGACCACCGTCTTCGAGCTCTCGGTGCTCCAGGCCGACTACATCCTCGAGATGCAGCTGCGCCGCCTGACCCGCTTCAGCCGCATCGAGCTGGAGAAGGAGCAGGAGCAGCTGCGCGGCGAGATCGAGGCCCTCGACGCGATCCTGGCCGACGACCAGCTGCTGCGCGAGGTCGTCTCCGACGAGCTGGCCGAGGTCGCCAAGACCTACGGCACCCCGCGCCGCACCGTGCTGCTCGAGTCGGCCGGCACCCCCGCCGCGGCCGCCGCGACCCCGCTGGAGGTCGCCGACGACCCCTGCTTCGCCTACCTCTCCTCCACCGGCCTGCTGGCGCGCTCCTCGAGCGCCGAGGCGCCCGGGGTCGGGGGCGGGCGCACCAACCACGACGTCGTGGTCTCCGCGGTCGCCACCACCGCGCGCGCCGAGGTCGGGGTGCTGACCAGCCAGGGACGCCTGCTGCGGCTCTCGGTGCTCGACCTGCCCACCATCCCGGCCTCGGCCAACGACCCCAACCTCCAGGGCGGGGTGCCGCTGAGCGAGGTGCTCCAGCTCGCCGGGGGCGAGCGGGCGCTGGCGCTGTGCACGCTGGCCGCCGACGGGCCCGGGCTCGCGCTCGGCACCCGCCAGGGCGTGGTGAAGCGGGTCAACCCCGAGGTGCTCAACCGCGACGACTGGGAGGTCATCGGCCTCAAGGACGGCGACGAGGTCGTCGGGGCGCTCGAGCTGGTCACCGGCGAGGAGTCGCTGTGCTTCGTCAGCACCGACGCCCAGCTGCTGCACTTCACCGCCGACGCCGTGCGGCCCCAGGGCCGCTCCGGCGGCGGCATCGCCGGCATCCGCCTCACCGAGGGCCAGTCGGTGCTCTGGTTCGGTGCGGTCGACCCCGCCGCCCCCGAGGGGGCCGTGCTGGTCACGGCCTCCGGGTCCTCGACCGCGCTGCCCGGCACCGAGGTCGGCGCGATCAAGGTGACCCCGTTCTCGGAGTACCCCGCCAAGGGCCGGGCCACCGGCGGGGTGCGCTGCCACCGCTTCCTCAAGGGCGAGGACGCCCTGGTGCTGGCGTGGGCCGGCACGGCGCCCGCACGGGCCGCCGCCGCCAGCGGCGCCCCGGTCGAGCTGCCGCCGGCCACCGGGCGGCGCGACGGCTCGGGCGTACCCGGCTCGCAGGCCGTCGCGGCCTGCGCCGGCCCCGTCGCGCTGCGGGTCCCGGCGAGCGCCGCTGACGTTCCTGCTGGCGTTCCGGGCGATGTGCAAGGCTGA
- a CDS encoding LppX_LprAFG lipoprotein, giving the protein MRAPTLAALAASGLMALGGLSACSSDDSAPAEDAPSAEEVLAEAKTTLDETSGVQVRLATDDLPEGVEGLLGAEGVGTPSPAAFDGVITVRFAGFEPEVPVVGVDDVVYAQVPLTTGWSQIDPAEYGAPDPAALLGPEGGFSSLLTSTEEVEVGEQVRGGTDNRDVLTTYTGTISGEVAATIIPSAEGDFDASYSISDDGELRSMVLTGAFYGDGESMTYTIDFDDYGSSPQITAPE; this is encoded by the coding sequence ATGCGTGCTCCCACCCTCGCGGCCCTGGCCGCGTCCGGCCTGATGGCCCTCGGCGGCCTCTCCGCCTGCAGCAGCGACGACTCCGCCCCGGCCGAGGACGCCCCCAGCGCCGAGGAGGTGCTCGCCGAGGCGAAGACGACCCTCGACGAGACCAGCGGGGTGCAGGTCCGCCTGGCCACCGACGACCTGCCCGAGGGCGTCGAGGGCCTGCTGGGCGCCGAGGGTGTCGGCACGCCCAGCCCGGCGGCCTTCGACGGGGTCATCACCGTGCGCTTCGCCGGCTTCGAGCCCGAGGTGCCCGTGGTCGGCGTCGACGACGTCGTCTACGCCCAGGTGCCGCTGACCACCGGGTGGTCGCAGATCGACCCGGCCGAGTACGGCGCCCCCGACCCCGCTGCCCTGCTCGGGCCCGAGGGCGGCTTCTCCTCGTTGCTGACCAGCACCGAGGAGGTCGAGGTCGGCGAGCAGGTGCGCGGCGGCACCGACAACCGCGACGTGCTGACCACCTACACCGGCACGATCTCGGGCGAGGTCGCGGCCACGATCATCCCCAGCGCCGAGGGCGACTTCGACGCGTCGTACTCGATCAGCGACGACGGCGAGCTGCGCTCGATGGTCCTGACCGGTGCCTTCTACGGCGACGGGGAGTCGATGACCTACACGATCGACTTCGACGACTACGGCTCCTCGCCGCAGATCACCGCACCCGAGTGA
- a CDS encoding beta-class carbonic anhydrase — MADTHPTSNAGFEDLLEANRSFAESFEYAGFDGIAKAGVAIVTCMDSRIDPLGMLGLSAGDAKIFRNPGGRVTPQALEALVLGTHLLNVQRILVIPHTRCAMASATEAELHERVTASAGTDSTWQPFNVVTDQLATLADDVAKVRTHPLVPESVVVGGFVYDVDTGLLTQHA, encoded by the coding sequence ATGGCCGACACGCACCCCACCTCCAACGCCGGCTTCGAGGACCTCCTCGAGGCCAACCGCAGCTTCGCCGAGTCGTTCGAGTACGCCGGTTTCGACGGCATCGCCAAGGCCGGCGTGGCGATCGTGACCTGCATGGACTCCCGCATCGACCCGCTGGGCATGCTCGGGCTCTCCGCCGGCGACGCCAAGATCTTCCGCAACCCCGGCGGCCGGGTCACCCCGCAGGCCCTCGAGGCGCTCGTGCTGGGCACCCACCTGCTCAACGTGCAGCGCATCCTGGTCATCCCGCACACCCGCTGCGCGATGGCCAGCGCCACCGAGGCCGAGCTGCACGAGCGGGTCACCGCCTCCGCCGGCACCGACTCGACCTGGCAGCCCTTCAACGTGGTCACCGACCAGCTCGCGACGCTGGCCGACGACGTCGCGAAGGTGCGCACCCACCCGCTGGTGCCCGAGAGCGTCGTGGTGGGCGGGTTCGTCTACGACGTCGACACCGGCCTGCTGACCCAGCACGCCTGA
- a CDS encoding glycoside hydrolase family 3 protein — MARWSGTGAPTALVQRLHLGGVVVFADNVSSTDQLRRATRGLQRDVDRAWPLLVAVDQEGGTVARVRGQATGFPAFMSTGAAGDAALTRRTYAASGRELRGLGINVDLAPDADVTTGPGDPVIGSRSAGSDPAAVARQVVAAARGFRDAGVVPVVKHFPGHGSLTTDSHLALPVQRRPVAALARTDLRPFRAAVEAGLPAVMTGHIAVADVDPGVPASLSRPVVTGLLRERLGFEGVVMSDALDMAAVSGRRTPAVQVLRAGGDVVLMPPDPAATRAAIVRAVRDGRLGRDRLRQAAARTIALLEHHRTGDPAPPGSGRAASRRLSAAAVTVAAGACRGPLVRGAVVPLGGDAAVAAFRAAARSAGMALGEVRFEKPPRPESTGRRKKDRAALRRWRRTEPVRVVDGTPVHLLSGGVAPDTGVVVATDRPYLLGGSSAPVRIATYGETSGAMSALVDVLLGRERAPGRLPVDVPGVARRGC, encoded by the coding sequence GTGGCGCGGTGGAGCGGCACCGGGGCGCCGACCGCGCTGGTGCAGCGGCTGCACCTGGGCGGGGTCGTGGTCTTCGCCGACAACGTCTCCTCCACCGACCAGCTGCGCCGCGCCACCCGCGGCCTGCAGCGCGACGTCGACCGGGCGTGGCCGCTCCTGGTCGCGGTCGACCAGGAGGGCGGCACCGTCGCGAGGGTGCGCGGGCAGGCGACCGGCTTCCCGGCGTTCATGTCGACCGGCGCGGCGGGCGACGCGGCCCTGACCCGCCGCACGTACGCCGCCAGCGGCCGCGAGCTGCGCGGGCTGGGGATCAACGTCGACCTCGCCCCCGACGCCGACGTCACCACCGGGCCCGGCGACCCGGTGATCGGCAGCCGCTCGGCCGGCTCCGACCCGGCAGCGGTGGCCCGCCAGGTGGTGGCCGCCGCCCGTGGCTTCCGCGACGCCGGCGTCGTGCCGGTGGTCAAGCACTTCCCCGGGCACGGCTCCCTGACCACCGACAGCCACCTCGCGCTGCCGGTGCAGCGGCGCCCCGTCGCGGCCCTGGCCCGCACCGACCTGCGCCCCTTCCGGGCCGCGGTCGAGGCCGGGCTGCCCGCCGTGATGACCGGTCACATCGCCGTGGCCGACGTCGACCCGGGCGTGCCGGCCAGCCTGTCGCGCCCGGTCGTCACCGGGCTGCTGCGCGAGCGGCTGGGCTTCGAGGGCGTGGTGATGAGCGACGCGCTCGACATGGCCGCCGTGAGCGGGCGTCGTACGCCGGCGGTGCAGGTGCTGCGCGCCGGCGGGGACGTGGTGCTCATGCCGCCCGACCCCGCTGCCACCCGCGCCGCCATCGTGCGCGCCGTGCGCGACGGGCGGCTGGGGCGCGACCGGCTGCGCCAGGCCGCTGCGCGCACCATCGCCCTGCTCGAGCACCACCGCACCGGCGACCCCGCCCCTCCCGGCAGCGGACGGGCCGCCTCGCGCCGCCTCTCGGCCGCCGCGGTGACCGTGGCGGCCGGGGCCTGCCGCGGACCGCTCGTGCGCGGTGCGGTGGTGCCGCTGGGCGGCGACGCGGCCGTGGCGGCGTTCCGCGCCGCGGCACGGTCGGCCGGGATGGCGCTGGGGGAGGTGCGCTTCGAGAAGCCGCCGCGCCCGGAGAGCACCGGGCGCAGGAAGAAGGACCGGGCCGCGCTGCGCCGCTGGCGGCGCACCGAGCCGGTGCGGGTCGTCGACGGCACGCCGGTGCACCTGCTCAGCGGGGGAGTCGCGCCCGACACCGGGGTCGTGGTCGCCACCGACCGGCCCTACCTGCTCGGCGGCTCCAGCGCCCCGGTGCGGATCGCGACGTACGGCGAGACCTCGGGGGCGATGTCGGCCCTCGTGGACGTGCTCCTGGGGCGCGAGCGGGCCCCGGGGCGCCTGCCGGTCGACGTGCCCGGGGTGGCGCGCCGGGGCTGCTGA
- a CDS encoding bifunctional GNAT family N-acetyltransferase/acetate--CoA ligase family protein, with product MSGGPQHDEIPTSSEPAAPGAPRHWQADVLLRDGRTAHIRPITPDDAERLVDFYSRVSDRSKYYRFFSPMPRLSDRDVQRFTQVDHHDRVALVLVLAERMIAVGRYDRVRAGEAEVAFLVEDQHQGRGIAQLLLEHLAQAGRERGLEKFTAEVLPDNSRMIQTFRDAGYRVASEFEDGVIQLEFPIDATDTAIGVMQDREHRAEAASIEKFFNPRSVAIIGASRRQDTIGQTLVRNLVMGDFTGRVYAVNPSAGAVSGLPAYKSVGEIPDAVDVAIVAVPADAVQDVVLDCAAKGVHGLVVISSGFAETGEEGRQRQRRLVGLSRSYGLRLIGPNCLGVINTDPGVSINASLSSVMPPRGRAGFFCQSGALGSAILEKVQNRGLGLSTFVSAGNRADVSGNDLLQYWEEDDSTEVVLLYLESIGNPRKFSRIARRVSLRKPIIAVRSGRTTQGVPMGHAVRKIAAPPAAVDAMFRQAGIIQVGTLDEMFDVAQLVAHQPLPRGRRVAIVGNSDALGLLAADAAAEVGLVVNKSVPLGADATAEDFEDALDAAIDDPDVDSVVAVYTPPLNVSGEEVANVLAAIGEQSDKPLVSTFLGVEGVPELLRVPDVAGSTAGRGSVPSYPAVEAAVRALARVVEYAVWLRTPDGAPLDPEGADEDTARGIVNRVLAENPQGAELNREDLRSLLAAYDIDLWPSRVVSTLGEATAAAVELGWDVVLKATADHLRERPDLAHVWRNIDGAHQMKDAWASLTALVGEEDLTDAFLVQGTAPPGVPVSISSIEDPLFGPVVSFGISGPLTELLGDRAYRIPPLGARDAAAMVREVKASPMLFGYRGSEVVDVGEVERLISRVSQLQNDMPQLSALELGLVLAGPSGSTVLDASARVEPAADSRSDWFVRRMPSQPGDTIPS from the coding sequence GTGAGCGGCGGCCCCCAGCACGACGAGATCCCCACGTCCAGCGAGCCCGCGGCACCTGGCGCGCCCCGGCACTGGCAGGCCGACGTCCTGCTGCGCGACGGGCGCACCGCCCACATCCGCCCGATCACCCCCGACGACGCCGAGCGGCTCGTCGACTTCTACAGCCGGGTCTCCGACCGCTCGAAGTACTACCGGTTCTTCTCGCCGATGCCGCGGCTCTCCGACCGCGACGTGCAGCGCTTCACCCAGGTCGACCACCACGACCGGGTGGCGCTGGTGCTGGTGCTGGCCGAGCGGATGATCGCGGTGGGCCGCTACGACCGGGTGCGCGCCGGCGAGGCCGAGGTCGCCTTCCTCGTCGAGGACCAGCACCAGGGCCGCGGCATCGCCCAGCTGCTGCTCGAGCACCTGGCCCAGGCCGGGCGCGAGCGGGGCCTGGAGAAGTTCACCGCCGAGGTGCTGCCCGACAACTCCCGGATGATCCAGACCTTCCGCGACGCCGGCTACCGGGTGGCCAGCGAGTTCGAGGACGGCGTCATCCAGCTCGAGTTCCCCATCGACGCCACCGACACCGCGATCGGGGTGATGCAGGACCGCGAGCACCGCGCCGAGGCCGCCTCGATCGAGAAGTTCTTCAACCCGCGCTCGGTCGCGATCATCGGCGCCTCGCGCCGCCAGGACACGATCGGCCAGACCCTGGTGCGCAACCTGGTGATGGGCGACTTCACCGGGCGCGTGTACGCCGTCAACCCCTCGGCCGGCGCGGTGTCGGGGCTGCCGGCGTACAAGAGCGTGGGGGAGATCCCCGACGCCGTCGACGTCGCGATCGTCGCGGTGCCGGCCGACGCGGTGCAGGACGTCGTGCTCGACTGCGCGGCCAAGGGCGTGCACGGGCTGGTGGTGATCTCCAGCGGCTTCGCCGAGACCGGCGAGGAGGGCCGCCAGCGCCAGCGGCGCCTCGTGGGGCTCTCGCGCTCCTACGGGCTGCGCCTGATCGGCCCCAACTGCCTGGGTGTCATCAACACCGACCCGGGCGTCTCCATCAACGCCTCGCTGTCGTCGGTGATGCCGCCGCGCGGCCGGGCGGGGTTCTTCTGCCAGTCCGGCGCGCTCGGCTCGGCGATCCTCGAGAAGGTCCAGAACCGTGGCCTGGGCCTGTCGACCTTCGTCAGCGCCGGCAACCGCGCCGACGTCTCGGGCAACGACCTGCTGCAGTACTGGGAGGAGGACGACTCCACCGAGGTCGTGCTGCTCTACCTCGAGTCGATCGGCAACCCGCGCAAGTTCTCCCGGATCGCGCGACGGGTCTCGCTGCGCAAGCCGATCATCGCGGTGCGCTCGGGGCGCACCACCCAGGGCGTGCCGATGGGCCACGCCGTGCGCAAGATCGCCGCGCCGCCGGCCGCGGTCGACGCGATGTTCCGCCAGGCCGGGATCATCCAGGTCGGCACCCTCGACGAGATGTTCGACGTCGCCCAGCTCGTGGCCCACCAGCCGCTGCCGCGCGGGCGCCGGGTCGCGATCGTCGGCAACTCCGACGCCCTGGGCCTGCTGGCCGCCGACGCCGCCGCCGAGGTCGGCCTGGTGGTCAACAAGTCGGTGCCGCTGGGCGCCGACGCGACCGCCGAGGACTTCGAGGACGCCCTCGACGCCGCCATCGACGACCCCGACGTCGACTCGGTCGTCGCGGTCTACACCCCGCCGCTCAACGTCAGCGGCGAGGAGGTCGCCAACGTGCTGGCCGCCATCGGCGAGCAGTCCGACAAGCCGCTGGTCTCGACCTTCCTGGGTGTCGAGGGCGTGCCCGAGCTGCTGCGGGTGCCCGACGTGGCCGGCTCGACCGCCGGGCGCGGCTCGGTGCCGTCGTACCCCGCCGTCGAGGCGGCGGTGCGGGCGCTGGCGCGTGTCGTCGAGTACGCCGTGTGGCTGCGCACCCCCGACGGTGCGCCGCTGGACCCCGAGGGCGCCGACGAGGACACCGCCCGCGGGATCGTCAACCGGGTGCTGGCCGAGAACCCCCAGGGCGCCGAGCTCAACCGCGAGGACCTGCGGTCGCTGCTCGCCGCCTACGACATCGACCTGTGGCCCTCGCGGGTCGTGAGCACCCTGGGCGAGGCCACCGCGGCCGCCGTCGAGCTGGGCTGGGACGTCGTGCTCAAGGCCACCGCCGACCACCTGCGCGAGCGCCCCGACCTCGCCCACGTGTGGCGCAACATCGACGGCGCCCACCAGATGAAGGACGCCTGGGCGTCGCTGACGGCGCTGGTGGGCGAGGAGGACCTCACCGACGCCTTCCTCGTGCAGGGCACCGCGCCCCCGGGCGTGCCGGTGAGCATCTCCAGCATCGAGGACCCGCTCTTCGGGCCGGTGGTCTCCTTCGGCATCTCCGGGCCGTTGACCGAGCTGCTCGGCGACCGCGCCTACCGCATCCCGCCGCTGGGCGCGCGCGACGCCGCGGCGATGGTGCGCGAGGTCAAGGCGAGCCCGATGCTCTTCGGCTACCGGGGCAGCGAGGTCGTCGACGTCGGCGAGGTCGAGCGCCTGATCAGCCGGGTCTCGCAGCTGCAGAACGACATGCCGCAGCTCTCCGCGCTCGAGCTCGGGCTGGTGCTCGCCGGGCCGTCGGGATCGACGGTGCTCGACGCCTCGGCCCGGGTCGAGCCGGCCGCCGACTCGCGCTCCGACTGGTTCGTGCGGCGGATGCCCTCGCAGCCGGGCGACACCATTCCGAGCTGA